The sequence TTGCTTCTTGAATCAGCTTCTCTGTCTCGGTATCCACCGCGGAAGTAGCTTCGTCCAAAATCAAGATCCGGGGATTTTTCAGAATGGCTCTGGCAATTGCCAAACGCTGCTTTTGCCCACCTGACAAGCGCAATCCCCGTTCCCCGATATGGGTATCATATTTATCGGCAAACTCCATGATAAAATCGTGGGCGTTGGCCGCCTGAGCCGCCCAAATGATATCCTGGCGGGAAGCATTGGGCACACCATAGGCAATGTTATCGGCCACGGAACCATGGAACAGGAGCGGCTCCTGCAGCACTACTCCGATTTGATTGCGCAATGCATGAAGATCATAGGAGCGGACATCGATTCCATCCACCTTCACACTACCTTCACTGACATCATACAAACGGGGAATCAGATTAGCCATGGTGGTTTTACCGGAGCCACTGGATCCCACGAGACCGATC is a genomic window of Bacillota bacterium containing:
- a CDS encoding ATP-binding cassette domain-containing protein; translated protein: IGLVGSSGSGKTTMANLIPRLYDVSEGSVKVDGIDVRSYDLHALRNQIGVVLQEPLLFHGSVADNIAYGVPNASRQDIIWAAQAANAHDFIMEFADKYDTHIGERGLRLSGGQKQRLAIARAILKNPRILILDEATSAVDTETEKLIQEAIERLIKNRTTIAIAHRLSTLKNADRILVLDKGQIVEEGSHEELMALNGVFARMVRMQSELSSNMLAS